A single Desulfomonile tiedjei DNA region contains:
- the rplS gene encoding 50S ribosomal protein L19 translates to MMNVLEQIEKENMRLDLPDFRPGDAVKVHVRIVEGTRERIQVFEGTVIAINRKGSGTSFTVRKVSYGIGVERVFPRDSPMIDKVEVVNRGQVRRAKLYYIRKLRGKAARIKERVYSAPR, encoded by the coding sequence ATCATGAACGTGCTTGAACAGATTGAAAAAGAGAACATGAGATTGGACCTCCCTGATTTCCGCCCAGGAGATGCGGTCAAAGTCCATGTGAGGATAGTGGAAGGAACCCGAGAAAGAATCCAGGTATTCGAGGGGACCGTGATCGCGATTAATCGGAAAGGGTCCGGAACCAGCTTCACCGTGAGAAAGGTCTCTTACGGCATCGGCGTGGAAAGAGTGTTTCCGCGCGACTCGCCTATGATCGACAAGGTGGAAGTGGTCAACCGAGGCCAAGTGCGCCGGGCCAAGCTGTATTACATACGGAAGCTCAGAGGGAAGGCCGCAAGGATCAAGGAGCGCGTTTACAGCGCTCCGAGGTAA
- a CDS encoding ribonuclease HII: MRKPSDSFRDSFTGTAHKLTSKSSPSSRFEDEARRCGARRIAGIDEAGRGPLAGPVVAAAVILPVADCIPDLNDSKLLTPAMRDKLFQKLRDCSAAFGIGIIPSETIDEVNIYQATLLAMKRAVADLGPAPDYLLIDGNMRLEMDIPQKSIIKGDRLCFSIAAAGIVAKVTRDSIMMELHEKFPLYGFAKHKGYATASHREAIIKHGPCSVHRTCFSGVKEFIEPPLFRSDH, translated from the coding sequence TTGAGGAAGCCGAGTGACAGCTTCAGAGACTCATTCACGGGAACCGCTCACAAATTAACCTCGAAAAGTTCACCGTCCTCGCGATTCGAGGATGAGGCCCGTCGCTGCGGCGCCAGGCGCATCGCGGGCATTGACGAGGCAGGCAGAGGGCCGCTCGCAGGCCCCGTAGTAGCCGCAGCCGTTATCTTGCCTGTCGCCGATTGCATTCCAGACCTGAACGATTCCAAACTCCTCACCCCTGCAATGCGCGACAAGCTCTTCCAAAAACTCCGCGATTGCTCCGCGGCCTTCGGAATCGGAATAATCCCTTCTGAAACCATTGACGAGGTAAACATATACCAGGCCACTCTACTGGCCATGAAAAGGGCCGTGGCAGATTTGGGCCCTGCCCCCGATTATCTCCTGATTGATGGAAATATGCGCCTGGAAATGGACATTCCCCAAAAGTCAATAATCAAGGGTGATCGACTATGTTTCTCGATAGCCGCCGCGGGGATAGTCGCCAAGGTGACGCGCGATAGCATCATGATGGAATTGCACGAAAAGTTCCCCCTATACGGATTCGCTAAGCATAAGGGCTACGCCACCGCGTCTCATCGAGAAGCCATCATCAAACACGGCCCGTGCTCTGTCCACCGAACATGCTTCAGCGGGGTCAAGGAATTCATCGAGCCCCCGCTTTTTCGGTCCGACCACTGA